Proteins encoded in a region of the Antedon mediterranea chromosome 2, ecAntMedi1.1, whole genome shotgun sequence genome:
- the LOC140040375 gene encoding dymeclin-like, which yields MGVNSSSISELSTNESLKILAGTKVITEDDPFWNKLLSFKFLPPQTIADARLLEEATNSICKHLTNNNPHTGNFCSLVKVFLRRADELKTSTQCNDYLFTWQTYNALFIIRSVCKYMLENISEGRIKQQFSVAVPKEGATRPNGESQCLLEEFLNAVIKILIEVPVLDFTYMLHLEGITLLLVMLSLQMFIPRVSHESIIYQLLMTSSCSKDAHILIKTLLDHFIEQKLCPDSPFGTDQSGGGFLSGVTSAVASGLWTVMTLGYGAPAAQEESKPLLANQSLLLLLVLGNHDAHHGVQNPYRHALCTFSNSQDGGAANSLTGHLPPFKLNFSNLYEAFCRRFDSDQTTLLFYLLLHRNSNFRQCVLSKTNIDNLVLPLLKILYNAPESNSHHIYMALIVLLILSEDDAFNKSIHEVSVKTVPWYTERAISETTLGGLIVLVVIRTIQYNMTRMRDKYLHTNCLAALANMSSQFHSLHPYVTQRIVSLFELLSKKHGKIIEQLSNGSSTVATSHMDEQDYMADLAVLEEVLRMVLEIINSCLTNTIHHNPNLVYTLLYKKHLFMSFKTNSKFQDIIQNIDTVLSYFSARLDQQSDGKNMSVDEVLDIIRQGMMLWNKESLRKFPDLKFKYVEEEEPEEFFLPYVWSLVYHSSNLYWDADRIELFNLNSQ from the exons ATGGGAGTGAATAGCAGTAGCATTAGTGAACTTAGTACAAATGAAAGTTTAAAAATTCTTGCTGGAACTAAAGTAATCACAGAAGATGACCCATTTTGGAACAAACTATTGTCTTTTAAATTTCTGCCACCGCAAACAATTGCTGATGCACGACTTTTAGAAGAAGCTACAAACtcaatttgtaaacatttaa CCAACAATAACCCTCACACAGGCAACTTTTGTTCCTTAGTCAAGGTATTCTTAAGGAGAGCTGATGAACTCAAGACATCAACCCAGTGCAATGA TTATTTGTTTACATGGCAAACTTACAATGCATTATTTATCATTCGCTCTGTTTGTAAATATATGCTGGAGAACATTTCGGAAGGTAGAATAAAACAGCAATTCAGTGTTGCCGTTCCAAAAGAGGGCGCTACAAGACCAAATGGTGAATCACAGTGCCTTCTTGAGGAATTCCTAAATGCAGTTATCAAAATTCTTATTGAAGTGCCAGTGTT AGATTTCACATACATGCTTCACTTAGAGGGCATAACACTGCTGTTAGTAATGCTTTCTCTTCAGATGTTCATTCCTCGTGTCTCGCATGAAAGCATCATATACCAGTTactgatgacatcatcatg TTCAAAGGATGCACATATCTTAATCAAGACATTGCTGGATCACTTCATCGAACAAAAATTATGTCCTGACTCTCCATTTGGAACTGATCAATCAGGAGGTGGCTTCTTGTCTGGTGTGACCTCTGCTGTTGCAA GTGGTTTATGGACAGTGATGACATTAGGTTACGGTGCTCCAGCTGCTCAAGAGGAAAGTAAACCACTATTAGCCAATCAAAGTCTACTTCTGTTACTAGTATTAGGTAACCATGACGCCCATCATGGCGTTCAGAATCCATATCGTCATGCGTTGTGTACCTTTTCAAATTCACAAG ATGGTGGAGCAGCCAATAGCCTTACCGGTCATCTTCCACCTTTCAAACtaaatttttcaaatttgtatgaGGCTTTTTGTCGTAGATTCGACAGTGATCAAACAACGCTGTTATTTTATCTGTTATTACACCGAAACTCAAACTTTCGACAATGTGTGCTGTCAAAAACGAATATTGACAACCTA GTCCTTCCTCTTTTAAAAATCTTGTACAATGCACCAGAGAGTAACTCGCATCACATCTACATGGCACTGATTGTTCTTCTTATACTGAGTGAAGATGATGCTTTTAACAAATCAATTCACGAAGTT tCTGTGAAGACAGTGCCATGGTACACAGAGCGAGCAATATCAGAGACAACCCTTGGTGGCCTTATAGTATTAGTAGTCATACGCACCATACAATATAATATGACTAGAATGAGA gaCAAGTACTTGCATACAAATTGCCTGGCTGCATTGGCCAACATGTCCTCACAGTTTCATTCCCTACATCCTTATGTTACTCAGAGAATTGTCAG TTTGTTTGAGTTACTTAGCAAGAAACACGGCAAAATCATAGAACAGCTTTCAAATGGTTCGTCCACTGTGGCTACTAGCCACATGGACGAGCAAGACTAT atGGCAGATCTAGCAGTTTTAGAAGAAGTATTGCGAATGGTGTTGGAGATTATCAATTCTTGCCTGACAAACACCATTCACCACAACCCTAACTTAGTATACACACTTCTCtacaagaaacatttatttatgaGCTTTAAAACTAATTCTAAATTTCAGgacattatacaaaatattgacACG GTGCTGTCATATTTCTCAGCTCGTTTAGACCAGCAATCAGACGGCAAAAACATGTCTGTTGATGAGGTATTGGATATCATAAGACAAGGCATGATGCTTTGGAATAAAGAAAGTTTAAGG AAATTTCCAGATTTGAAGTTCAAATATGTAGAAGAGGAGGAACCGGAGGAATTTTTCCTGCCTTATGTGTGGTCGTTGGTGTATCATTCCTCCAACTTGTATTGGGATGCCGATCGTATTGAGCTGTTCAACCTTAATTCACAGTGA
- the LOC140040376 gene encoding mothers against decapentaplegic homolog 6-like translates to MFRSKRSNYVRRLWRNRITTSTDSEDQKSSKLDTHQSSDFERDLKAASHVFLKRLKEKQLELLLEAVESKGGAATACVLLPRGELKIGHKTLSPDILCCLLFRWPDLPNGSELRRLKHTCKFNKDSAESAGYVCCNPYHLSRLATTPESAAPPPYSEVAWDWKALQHTSKLLPIRTSSTETGNTPTSRLNHWPPSDASGVDGEAMNPWCSIAYWENRTRVGRMFPVMSDFVNIFYELPHGDGFCLGHLQTESRSENVIRTRTKIGYGLVLSKELDGVWIYNRSNYALFINSPTLDDPQSRTLTVVKVLPGFSIKAFDYTLAEILEVTRKEPDVPVGPTDPNSLRISFVKGWGGRYTRQLITSCPCWVEIILSVPSR, encoded by the exons ATGTTTAGGTCCAAGCGTTCTAACTATGTCCGTCGCCTTTGGCGAAATCGTATTACAACTTCTACGGATAGTGAGGACCAAAAATCATCCAAATTAGATACTCACCAAAGCAGTGATTTTGAACGAGATTTAAAAGCAGCTTcacatgtatttttaaaaagattaaaagaaaaacaattggAATTACTTTTGGAAGCAGTGGAAAGTAAGGGTGGCGCGGCTACGGCCTGCGTTCTACTACCGCGCGGGGAACTTAAAATTGGTCACAAAACATTATCTCCGgatattttatgttgtttacTTTTCCGTTGGCCAGACTTACCAAATGGCTCGGAATTACGACGACTCAAACACACATGCAAATTCAACAAAGACTCGGCCGAATCGGCGGGATATGTGTGTTGTAACCCTTACCATCTCAGTAGACTCGCAACAACACCAG AATCTGCGGCACCTCCACCATACAGTGAAGTGGCGTGGGACTGGAAGGCATTACAGCACACATCAA AATTACTGCCAATTAGAACAAGCAGTACAGAAACAGGAAACACACCCACCTCAAGGCTCAACCATTGGCCCCCTTCAG acGCATCAGGAGTGGATGGAGAAGCAATGAATCCATGGTGTAGTATTGCCTACTGGGAGAATCGTACACGAGTTGGTCGAATGTTTCCTGTGATGTCAGACTTTGTAAATATATTCTATGAGCTACCTCATGGTGACGGGTTTTGTCTCGGTCATCTTCAAACGGAATCACGATCAGAAAATGTTATAAGAACAAGGACAAAAATTGGATACGGTTTAGTATTAAGTAAGGAGTTAGACGGTGTATGGATTTATAACAGGAGTAACTACGCACTTTTTATAAATTCGCCAACGTTAGACGATCCACAATCACGAACGTTAACTGTAGTAAAAGTTTTACCGGGATTCTCAATCAAAGCTTTTGATTATACATTAGCGGAAATTCTGGAAGTTACACGGAAAGAACCGGATGTTCCAGTTGGTCCTACGGATCCAAACTCTCTTAGAATTAGCTTTGTGAAAGGTTGGGGAGGACGTTATACAAGACAACTCATAACATCATGTCCGTGTTGGGTTGAAATTATATTAAGCGTACCATCAAGATAG